TAACGCATTCAAATCTCTCATATAGTCTAAACTATTTAGACTCACCCCTAAAATATCAGCTACAGCTTGAGGTGGTGGTGGGCTTCCTGGTAAATTATCACCAATCATTAAATAGGTTGTAGCCGATACGCTAAAACCTCCTATCCCAACTCGAAGTCCTATACGATCCTTTGGAGTTCCCATATGTAAATACCAACCATCTGGTCCGGTATGGAAAACAGCCCATCCTGCTCTACCTCTAGGACCAACACCACTAAAAAAGTTTCCTGGTGTGTTTACATATACTTCCATTTCACTATGAAAAGAATTATTTACAAAATCCATTTCCATAGAAAAATGTGCATCAATTCCCACATCAAAAGTTAACCCATCTTGTGGGAAAGATACTTTACTATATTCTACTAAATTTGTTTCTTTTAAGTCTTTAACCAACTGATTATCGGCTAAATCATTAATTTTATTTTCAAGCTTATTAAGTTTTTCTTTGAACTTATCTGCAAACTCTAACTTATAACCTTGCATGATATGAGCTTCCCCGAAGAAAAATATTCTATTCAGTCCTCCATGAGTATTGAAAGCCATTTCAAAACCTACCTTACCATTAAAAGCGCCTTCATTAGCTAATGCAAACCCTAACATTGCTCTAAAACCTAAACCAGAACTGGCATCAGGAGCATAGTCCATACCCGAAGGAGGTTTTGGAGTCTTAACTGGTACAGGATTTCCATTATCATCCAGTTCTCCTTGGTACACTAACTTAGGCGGATTAGATGTCTTTTTCATATGGTAATAAGCTCCACCACCAAAGCCATTAATTTCAACAGGTCCAATCATAGGTTTAGTCTTCAACGAAGATAAATCAGCATAGGCATCAACATACCAATACCTTACATCTGTTTTACCAAACCAAGCTGTTGCTTTTACATTAATACTATTAAAATCTGCCTCTAACTCACCGTAAAAACCATTACCATACACAGGATCATTGTCTTTGATATCAACAAGTCCTTTAAACTTAACACTTCCTAAATCAGCAGCAATATCAATTTTATGTATTTTTATTTTTTCAAATTTCCAACTATGAATTTTTTCTTCTTCTTTAAACTTTCCTATAATTTCTAATTGAGTATTTCCAGAAAAACCCTTTCCCATTAAGTTGACATCAAGAGTAAAACCTAAAGAAGCTTTTTGATCGTTTGCTGTTACATTGATATCTGATATGGTGACAGGAAAATTTGAAAAACTAAAAGACTCACCTTCATACCCCATATGGTCAATTGATATTAAAGGTTTTTCTGTTTGTAATTGTAAATTTTCAAAAGTGATACCTTTGAAATTAATCATTTTACTCGCTGCTCCACTACCTCCTTTAATTGTTAAACTACCATATAAATTAGCTTTCGGTCTAAACTTACCCTCCTTAACTTTAAGAGTTACACTTGAATTTGATTTTAAGTGTGCCTCTGCCATGAAAACGGGAAAATGTAATCCATTTTTTGCTATGGGTTCCAGAGCTAAACTATAATCATCATTCCCTACATCAATTATAGCTGTATATTTAATTGCCTTCCTAACTCCTTTAACAAGTTCTGTTTGATTAATAATATCTTCTTTTGTAACTTTTCCTGAAGTAGGCAAAGCTATATGCCCGCCAAAGCCAGCTCCTGTTATTTTGTTTGCTATAAAAGAAGCATGCAGATCAGTTACAGAAATAGGCCAACCTGAAGCTATTCCCTCTTCGATAGAAAAAAGATTTTCTACTGAGAATTGCCCTGTTATTCCTTCGCCGTCAATTAGAAATTCTTTTGCTGAAAAGCTAAGCCTATTTTGTTCATTTCTTTTCATAAACTCCTTAGGCGCAATAATTTTTATTTCTTCTATAGATACTCCTCTCCACAATTCTTCATTCCCAGGAACTAGGTACTTTTCTTTATACGAGTTAGGAAAACTCATATTTGTAGAGTTTCTTAAATCACTAAAATCAAAAACAGCGTTTTTAACTTCAAAGACTACCCCTCCTTTACCTCTACCTGTTGTAGAATTTTTATCCTTAATTTGAAATGGATGACTTAAATTTATCTCTGCAATAATATCGTTCCAATCTGACACTACTGTTTTAAAAGAGCCTTTAACCCTTGTTTTTCCATCTTTAATAACTTTGTAGTTGGCGTCCAATGGCTCTAATAGTTCTCTTGAGAACAATACATCGGCCGCTACCCCTATTTCTTTAATTCCAGAACAATCAATGGTTATATAGGTTTTGTTTTCTACAATACCTGTTTTCATATTAAAACCTCCCTTCAATTCCAGTAAACCTTTGTTACCTTGTATTGGTATTGCTACATCACCAAACAAGGATATATTGGTATCGCCATATATTCCTCCTTTGTGAGATATTTTTATATTATCTGCTCCAAAAAATAGCTCTTGTTGCTTCCCGTTTGCACCAAGTTGACCAATTGTTAATTTTGCAAAAAGAGTCACCTCTGTGTAATCTGGATAAAACTTAGCTTTACTTACACCTAATAAAGCTGTGTATTTACCGAATCTCTTTTTAACACCAACCGGTAAAGTAATCATATCATCAGAGCCTAAAACATCTACATAGCTACCTGTTTTTTCTATCGCCTCAAAAACAGAGGTTGCTCTACTTATAAGTGTATCTATCTTAGGGTCTGAGTAATTTTCTTTTACATAATCAAAATCAAACTCTCCTTTTACTTTAGAAGAAAACTCAATTAATTTAGGAAGTGCTTTTTTTGACTTAGAAATACTATCTAAAGGATTATCGGTTGAAGAAAAAACTAATTGAGAAAATACAATAAAAAAGAAAAAAGTAATTTTTTTCATAAGCAATAAGGGGTTAACAATTTCATTTTAGCCATGCAAACATATGCAGTAATTTACTGTTTTCCAAAGTTGAAGAATAAAAAATTTCACATTTTTTTAACAAAAACATCCACACTCTTCTTTTTCTCTTTTTTTCATAACTTTATAGTTCTAAGATTATAGAAAAAATAATGGATAACAAACCCAAAAAACAAACTGATAAACAACCTTCTGCTGAACCTCCTTACAAATTATTAAGCTTAAGAACTGGTAAACCAAAAGATTGGGCTGCAGGTATCCCTGGAGTTACAAATGCTATAAAAAGTTTAATTAATGATAAAGCTTTGATTAGAGGAGGAAAAGCTTTGTTTAAAATGAATCAGTTTGATGGTTTTGATTGTCCTAGTTGTGGTTGGCCTGATCCTGATGATGAACGTTCTCCTATTGCTGAGTATTGTGAAAATGGCGCAAAAGCTATAGCTGAAGAGGCTACTAGTAAAAGAATTACTGCAAACTTTTTTAAAGAAAATTCTGTTTATGAACTTTCTCAATTAACTGATTATGAAATTGGACATTTAGGTAGACTTTCTGAGCCTATGTACCTTCCTAAAGGTGGTACTCATTATGAACCTATTAGCTGGGACAATGCTTTTGCAAAAATTGCCGAACACTTAAATAAATTAGAGTCTCCAGATAATGCAGCATTTTACACTTCTGGAAGAACAAGTAACGAAGCTTCTTTTGTATATCAACTTTTTGTACGTGAATTTGGAACAAACAACTTTCCTGATTGTTCTAATATGTGCCACGAAACCTCTGGCTTCACCTTAGCCTCAGTTACTGGTATAGGAAAAGGAACTGCTACTTTAAAAGACTTCTACGATACCGATATCATCATGATTATTGGTCAAAATCCTGGAACGAACTCACCAAGAATGTTAAGCGCTTTAGAGAAAGGGAAAAAGAATGGAGCTAAAATTATTGCTGTTAATCCTCTTCCCGAAGCTGGTTTAATGAAATTCCGAGATCCTCAAAAAATAAGTGGTGTCTTAGGAAAAGGGATCCAACTTGCCGATTTACATCTTCCCGTTAGAATTAATGGAGATTTAGCTCTACTAAAAGCAATCGAACAGTTACTATTACATTTTGAAAAAGAAACTCCTGGTAAAGTTTTCGATCAAGAATTTATCAATAATAAAACAGTTGGATACGAGGATTTAATAAAACAAATTGAAAGCTATGATTTAGATGAATTGGCGAAAGCATCGGGTATTTTAAAAGAAGATATTCAAAAAGCTGCAGAAATGTTAGCTTATAAAAACCGAATTATCATTTGTTGGGGAATGGGACTTACGCAACAACCTAACGGAGTTGATATTATAAAAGAAGTTCTGAACCTATTATTCTTAAAAGGAAGTATTGGTAAACCCGGAGCAGGTTCTTGTCCTGTAAGAGGTCATAGTAATGTCCAAGGAAATAGAACAATGTTGATTAATAATCATCCTTCCCAAGAACAATTAGATAAACTTGAGGAGGTTTTTGGTTTTAATCCGCCAAGAGAGAACGGTTATGACGTGGTTGATACTATAAAAGCAATGAATAACGGAAAGGTTAAAGTACACTTTAGTATGGGGGGTAATTTCTTGTCTGCTACTCCTGACACCACCTATACAGCAAACGGATTAAGACAACTAGACCTATCTGTTTCAGTTTCTACTAAACTCAACCGAACCCATTTAATTCATGGTAAAGAAGCTTTAATATTACCTACTATTTCTAAAAGTGAAATTGATATGGTTAACGGTGAGCATCAGTACACAAGTGCTGAAAATGCTATGGGAATTGTTGAATGGTCTAAAGGAGTATTAAAACCTATTTCTGACAAGCTTATCAACGAAACACATATTGTTTGTAGAATGGCAAAAGCTACTTTAGGAAGCAAAAGTGTGGTTGATTGGGATCGTTACATGAACAGTTATGATACTGTAAGAGATGATATTGAAAAATGTATTCCTGGTTTTGAAAACTACAATATTCGTGTAAAACAAAAAGGTGGTTTTTATTTACCTAATGGTGCTCGTGAAAAGAACTTTAAAACAAAAGAATTTGGTGATCGTGTTCCATTTTCTTTAACTTCTTTACCTGAAAATAAACTAACCGAAGATGAATACTTAATGGCTACAGTAAGAACACATGATCAATTCAATACTACTATTTATGGATTAAATGATCGTTATCGTGGTGTTTATAATGAGCGTCGTGTAGTTTTTATGAATAAAAACGATATAGAAAAAGCTGGCTTTAAATCTGGTGACAAGGTAGATTTATACAATTATGATGACAATACTGAGCGTATTGCTCCGCTATTTATTATTGTTGAATATCCTATTCCTGAAAAAAATACGGTTACTTATTTCCCTGAAACGAATGTGTTGGTTTCAATTCACAACACCGTAAAAGGAAGTAATATGCCTGCCTCAAAACATATTAAAATTAAAATTAAAAAGCACAATCCTGATATCTATGATAAAATAGACGGAACTCTTTATAAGAGATCTAACTCATAAATTAGTTTACTCGTATAGTTTTAATTTATTTTCTAATTGTTGAATTGTTTTATGCATAGAATCCATTCTATCAAGCATATTATTAATCACATCTATACCTTGCATGTTTACCTCTAAATCGTAATGCAACCTGATTATTTTCTCTAAAATTGGTAATTGTTCAGTATGTAGATACTTGTTCGAATCTTTTATTATAAACTCTATGAGCTGAAAAGATTCGATACTTTCTATAAATTGTTCATCTAAATTATGATGAACAATAACTTTTTGTACACTTATTAATTCTTTATCGCTCATATCTATTTTAATTTAGAAAGTTTTGTAAATAACTCTCGTTGTTCATCTGTTAAATTGGTAGGGATATTTACTTTATAAGTAACATATAAATCACCATACTGACCTTCTTTTTTATATTTTGGAAATCCTTTTCCTTTTAATCGGATTTTAGTTCCATTTTGAGTTCCTGATTTTACTTGAAGTTTAACCTTATCAACAAAAGTACTAATCACCACTTCCCCACCTAACACTGCCGTATATAAATCAATACTTTGCTCCGTATATAAATTAGCCCCATCACGTTTAAAGTTAGCGTCAGGTTTAATATCAAAAGTGATGTATAAATCTCCTCTTGGACCTCCATTTATACCTTCACCTCCATGTCCTTTTATTTTAATCGTTTGTCCATTTTCTACTCCTGCAGGAATGGTTATTCTTATTTTTTTTCCATTTACTGTTAATACTTGTTTTTGCGAGGTATAAACATCTCTTAAATTTAATTGTAATGAAGCATTAAAATCTTGACCTCTAAATTGTGCTGTCCTCCTTTCTGAGCTTCTACCACCACCAAATGCAGCATTAAAAAAGTCAGAAAAATCAGTTCCATCAAAACCTGAAGATGAATATTGTTGGTAAGAGCCTCCACTACCAAATTTGCTTTGATAACCTCGTTGTTTTTTTGCTTCCTCATAAACTTCTGCATGTTGCCAATTTTCTCCATACTCATCGTACTTTTTACGATTTTCAGGATTACTCAACACTTCATTTGCTTCGTTTATTTGTTGAAACTTCTTTTTAGCCTCTTCATCATTCGGATTTGTATCTGGGTGATATTTTCTCGCCAACTTCCGATATGCTTTTTTTATTTCAGCAGCAGTAGCATTTTTATTTATTCCTAAAACTTTATAATAATCTATAAATTCCATATCAATTAAATTGCCCTAACACACTAAATTTACAAAATATAATTACACTAAACTAATACTTTACCTCTACATCTTTTTAATGTATTTTTGCATTCTTATTTTGATAATTGAATGACGGTAGAAGATTTAGTAGGAGCATACAATATTATTGGGAGTAATCAGGATGAAAGTGAAAACACTTATAAAGGAACTCTTTTTTTAACGCTTGATGAAAATAATAGAATCCTTGCCAAGTGGCTTATTAATAATGAACAAGAACAGCATGGAACTGGTTTCTTTAAAAACAACATCCTTGTAATTAATTTTAACTATACTGGTGATGACAATACTATTTATAAAGGTGTTGTAGTTTATTCTTGTCTGTCTAAAAATATTTTAGACGGGTTTTGGTCTGAAAAACACGGAAATCCTTTATTTCTTGGAGAAGAACGTTGTTTTAGAGTACAAAATCAAAACGAGCTAATCAATTAAAAAACTTTTAGAAAGAGCCAATATAGTTTTGTTTAAATTATATTAGCTCTTAACTTAAAATCTATATTTGGTTAAATTCTGAAGTATCAATAGCGCTTGGGTTTGATGCTGAAATTTCAAATATTGCATCATTAAAATCATTGTCTCCATTAGGAACTGAGATGTCTTCAAAGGCTATTACTGTAGAATTACAAGTTTTATCATAAAAAATTATACTTTGTTGTCTTCCACTTAAGTTAAAATCAATATCCGTATACTGAGAGTAATAACCATCTGTGATAGAACCATTTCTCCAGCCATTTGCTATTAAAAAGAAGCCTACTACTGTTCCAGGTTCAAAGGTACCAAGTAAACGCATTGTATTACCTTTTATCAACTCCCCTCCAGATCCTTTCGCTGAAGCATTTGGAAAAATTACTACTTTATCTAGTTGATCCTCACTTGTAGGCACACTCCCTTCTTGATAGGTATAATAACCTAGTACATTTTTATAACCTGCTCCTTCATCTACAAAAGTTAAATACAATTCTGTTTCTTCTTTTACAACTATATTTTTTACAGGGTTTGTGAAGTACTCAGGATGTGCCTCTATAGCATTTTGACGTTCAGGAAGGACATTTGCATAAATATTAGGTAACAAAGAGCTACACACTTCTTTATCCTCTTCTAACCCATCTGGTTTACCGTTTGTGGTATATGTTGTAATAGTTTTATATTCATCTTTTATTCTTTTTCTTAAAATTTTAAAACCCCCGTTACCTTTAGCTACAAAAACCCATTCACCATCTGCAATAATATAATTAGCTGAAGCTCCTTCTTCTGCTAAATCCCAATAAAAAACTGGTTGAATATTTTCTCCTACACTTGTTGGATGTGGTGATATAGAGATCCCATCTGAACCGTTAGCGGCGTACACATAATCATTATCTGTGCTTACGCCATTGGTGTTTCCTACAACCAAAAAACTTCCTTTAGATTCATTTATTATTTCTCCATTTGTAACATCTACTAACGTAACTCCGTCTTTACCTTTTGCTACATATATTTGATCACTATTTAAGGGAGAAAATTCCATTGTAGATTTTCCTCTGTATGCTTCTACTACATTTTGATGAAAAATTTCTCCAATACCATATATAGTAGAATTTAATCCTTCCGTTACTGTATTAACTCTTAATTGCGCATTATCTCCAGTAACCAGACTTACTATTTTTGAATTATCTGAAGTACCATTGACAGCGATATATTTTGCATCACTGTAAGTTTCTTTACCAATTGCAAATAAGTCATCTTTATTCAACTGAACAGTGCCTCCATAAGTTTTTCCTGAAGTTATGTATAAATAACTATCGGTAACTGCTATCCCGTTTGCTGATGCTGAGACTCCATCTTTTAAAATATTAGACAGATTTACTCTTTGGTAATTTTCTGTAAATATTCCGTTGTTTGTTTCTAACTCAAACAATTGTGCGCCATGTGTTGCATCTGACATTGCTAACCATACTTTTCTTGATGATGAATCTCCTTCAAAATCTGAGGTAATTGCATTGATGTCAGAATTTAAAAATGTTGCTTGACTCATAATTTCTGGAAAATTCGGATTGGATAAGTCGAGTATTTCTACCGCTCCTAAATGCTCATTTCCTTGTTTATGATAACTTACGTAGGCTTTAGTACCTGATAATGTAATATGTGTTGCACTTAGCGTTTTACCTTCTACTACTAACGGAGCTACTTCTGCTACATGCTCCCAATAATACATTTCTTGTGTTCCGTTAACTCCTTCTGTTCGGCTAGCAAACTTTTGACCTGTTAAACCACTAACTATTGATTTAATAGTTGCTGTTCTATTTATATAGCTAATTCTAGAAGATAAAGAATTTCTATAATTATTTAACGTATATGGGCTTTTTGTTACTATTTCTTCTGTTGCTTCCATATTATCAATAATATCGTCTTCTATTTTTGATTGACAACCAACGAAAATGCCAACCAGTATAATTGCTAAAATTCTTAGTTTTTCCATTTTTTACTTGTTTTAATTATACTGTAAATTTATTTTTTCACTCCCTGTTACTGTTCTTTTTTCGATTAATTACCGGCAAGTATAGATTAATGGTAATCAACTACAAACCAGCTCTTTTAGCTTGTATTGAAGATTTATATGGATTCCAAGGGTCTTCGAATGATCGTTTGAAGAAGAACTCTTTATAATAAGCTATAGTTCTTACTATTCTTAAGTAAGTTCCTGTATATATCGTCATTAAAATAACATAAGGCCACAAGTATTTTTCTTCTTCTCTTCTTTCTGAAAAAATGTAAATACTTAGCATTTGTACATATGACATTACAAAGTATAATGTGAAGTTCATTGGGATAATAAACTGTAAAGAACTGTTATAATTTACAATAATATCTATGATATAAACCCACCACATGATATCTAAAATAACATTGTAGAATACGTTTTCTGCAAGTGAAAAAAAAGTTGACCAATTAAAATTTGCCGTAAGAAAATACACATCTTTATGTTTACGAACTCTAAAACGGATAATAGATTTATCCCATCTTAAACGTTGTTTTGTCAATACTTTAAATTTTGAAGGCGCATTGGTTAAACAAATCGCTTTTTCTTGAAAATATACTTTATAGCCAGACTTTCTAATCTTTACTGTGATATCTCCATCCAAACCTGGACCTATATCCCATCCGCCAATACTATCTATTACATCTTTTCTAAAAGCTCCAAATGCTCCTGAAATAATTTTATATATTCCCAAATAAGACGTAATTATTCTCCCTACTGATACTGTTTTTAAATACTCTATTGCTTGTAGTTTTGCGCACAAACTTTCTTTGTAGTTTCTCACTTTTACATTTCCTCCTACTGCAGCTATTTTATCGTTTATAAAAAAAGGTAAAAGTACTTGTTCAATTGCATCGCTATCAAAAGAACAATCGGCATCCAAATGCACAATGTATTTACCTTTGCTAAAACGCAGCGCTAAATTTGCTGCTGATGCTTTTCCTCCTCTCATCTCATTTCGTATAAACATATCTATCAACCCTAAACGTTCAAGGTTTTTACCTATGATAGGAGTATCATCATCAGAACCATCATCAACAATAATTAGTTCAAAATTTTTAAACGTTTGTTCTGCCAATGATTTGGTTAGCTTATACAAATGTTTTCCTTCGTTTTTCCCTGGAATGATTACAGATACAAAAGGATTTTCTTGAAAGAGTTTTCTTTTAGCTTCTTCAAATTTTTTAGCTCTTTTTTTTCCCGTAATGAGAAAAATAAATGCGATTACATAATCTATGATTATATAACGTGTAAACTCAAAGATTACGAAATACCAAAACACTCTTATAAATTTTGGTAAGCCAACCACAAACCAGTAATTTACATATTCTGGAACTAAATTATGTAGACTTAAAAATATCATTCGAAATACGTATTTGAGTTATCGGTTCCTAAAATTTTATGAATCTCTATTTTGATTTCTTGTTGGGTATCACTCAAGTTATCTGATAATAGCTTTGATAGATTATATTGTATGTTCTCTAATCTTTCTAACTTATTTTCTTTAGTTTCTGGGAGTAAAATATAGTAGCTATTAAACTTTTCTGCAGATAAGATGTCTGAAGCTTTTAAATACGATTGTATTATTGAACTTATTTCTTTGGTTAGGTTTAATTTTAAATCGGTGTTTAACAATTCTAACTGCTTATTTTCAAATGTTATTTTTGCCAAATAACTGTCTCCTTGTGTTACTTCTATTCTCTTTATTTCTTGGTTTACTATAATTTTAAAAAGACTCGTGTTCATACTACCTACAGAAATAGTTTCCGACTGAGGTTGACTTGTACTTTCTTGATTAAATAATATTTGTTCTCCTATTTCGGTTATTTTATAACTTCCTATTGTTTTTTCTAAAAGCTCATCTAATTTGTTTTCTGTTTCACAATCTAAACACAAGGCTTTCATGTTGGCATTTTGAAATTCGTGATTACAAGTATTACACGAATAGATTGATGAAGGTTTATCATAATCTATTCCGATATGTCTGAGATTTTTATCACATTTTGGGCACGCCAAACCATCGTCAACTTTAAAATCTTTTTCTGGTGCTACATGAGCACAAACAAAATGGTGAACCATATCATTTGCTACTATATCAATAGAATCACATTTCGGACAGCATTCTCTAAAATTTAGATAATTACCAGAGCAACTTTTGCAAAGGTGTACATAGTCTTTTAAGCTTACAGATAAACTATTTTCTTTTACTGCTTTTTCTAAATTTCTTAATAATGATATTGCTTCATTTTTTTTGTAGAACAATGAGATAAATGGAAATTCATATCCTATATAACTTTCTCTAGTTGCAATTGGTGTTAAAACTTTATTTCTCGAATAAGAAAATGCCATTGTTTTTAACTGAATAAGCTTTTCATGAGAAATTACTTTAGGTACTGTTAGGTTCTTTATTCTCTTTTTTATAGTTATTACTCTTTGTATATAAGAAGAGAATATGTTTAGCTCTACGTCACCATCGGTATGAATGGCTGCTTCTTTAGGTAATTTGTAAATGCTATTCACAAACAATGGCGACAAGCTAACTTGAATGTTTTTGTGTGTTCTTATACTATAAATAATGTCATTTGCATTAGTTACTGTATCAGTATCAATAATAAAACCATCTAAATATGCTAGCTCTTCGTTTTGTAACTCGCTAGTATGTGAAACCAACAAGAACGAATAACTATCTTGTATGATTCTTCTCGAATTTGATTTCTTTAAAACATTTAGCATGATTCCTACTTTTAATAGTTAATTTTATACTTTACAATGACATATATACTTCTGCTGGAAATTTGTCTTTTTTATCTCCTTTAACATCAAAAATTAATGTTTCTTTCGTTCCATTCTTTAAATAATCGTAGTATGCTAGATGCTTATAATCTTCATGATCCACAGCTAAAATGATTGCATCAAACGCTTCCGAGGTGGTGTTTTTAATGGTAAGTCCGTAACGTTTCTTTACTTCTTTTGGATCAACCATATAGTCTTGCACTACTACATTATATCCTCTTTTTTGAAGTTCTAAACACATTTCTGCTGTTTTAGAATTTCTAATATCATTTACATTTTCTTTAAAAGCTACTCCTTTTACTAAAATTGAAATATTATTTTTTAAAAATCTTTTAGCATATAACTTTCTTTCTATTTGTAAAACAATGTGATTTATCATGCTTTCATTTACTTCTCTAACTTGCTCAAGTAGCTTTGGAGTATACCTCATTTCTTTTGCCTTGTGTATTAAATAATACGGATCAACTCCTATACAGTGCCCTCCTACTAACCCTGGAAAATAATTATGAAAATTCCATTTAGTTCCTGCAGCTTGCAGTACATCTTTTGTGTTAATTTCTAGTGCGTTGAAAATTTGTGATAATTCATTCATTAAACCAATATTTACATCTCTTTGAATATTTTCTACCACTTTTGCAGCTTCAGCTACCTTAATTGCTGGTGCTCTGTGTACACCTGCCGTTACTACTTCTTCGTACACTTTTGCCACTGTTTCAAGAGATTCATCTGTACTTGCCGATACAATTTTTTTAATTTTTGTAAATGTGTGTTGTGTATCTCCTGGATTAATTCTTTCTGGTGAATATCCTACAGTAAAATCCTTATTTAGTTTTAATCTTGAAATTCTTTCTAAAATAGGCACACAAACTTCTTCGGTACACCCTGGAAATACTGTTGATTCAAAAACCACGCAATCTCCTTTTTTTAAGTATTTTGCTATCGTAGCTGTAGCTGATTTTAACGGTGTTAAATTTGGCTTTTTTAAATCATCTATAGGAGTTGGTACCGCTACGATGTAAAATTTAGCTTCTTTTAAAATTTCATCATTCGACGTAAAGCTTATATCCTTTCCTTTAAACTCTTCTGAAGGTAATTCTTTACATGGATCTTTATGTTGCATTAACTGTAGTACTTTGCCACCATTAACATCAAACCCAATTACTTTAAATTTTGATGCCATATGTACAGCCAATGGAAGCCCCACATATCCTAAACCTACAACTGCCATGTTTTCTTTTTTCTCTAAAAGGTTAGTGAATAATTGGTTTTTCTTGTAAGCTAATTTTGGAAATTGATTTTCAACCTGTAACCTGTTTGTTTTTAACGCTGTGCTCATCTTGTTTGTTTTTTTGTTAATTAATATAC
The nucleotide sequence above comes from Tenacibaculum singaporense. Encoded proteins:
- a CDS encoding TackOD1 domain-containing metal-binding protein yields the protein MLNVLKKSNSRRIIQDSYSFLLVSHTSELQNEELAYLDGFIIDTDTVTNANDIIYSIRTHKNIQVSLSPLFVNSIYKLPKEAAIHTDGDVELNIFSSYIQRVITIKKRIKNLTVPKVISHEKLIQLKTMAFSYSRNKVLTPIATRESYIGYEFPFISLFYKKNEAISLLRNLEKAVKENSLSVSLKDYVHLCKSCSGNYLNFRECCPKCDSIDIVANDMVHHFVCAHVAPEKDFKVDDGLACPKCDKNLRHIGIDYDKPSSIYSCNTCNHEFQNANMKALCLDCETENKLDELLEKTIGSYKITEIGEQILFNQESTSQPQSETISVGSMNTSLFKIIVNQEIKRIEVTQGDSYLAKITFENKQLELLNTDLKLNLTKEISSIIQSYLKASDILSAEKFNSYYILLPETKENKLERLENIQYNLSKLLSDNLSDTQQEIKIEIHKILGTDNSNTYFE
- a CDS encoding nucleotide sugar dehydrogenase, which translates into the protein MSTALKTNRLQVENQFPKLAYKKNQLFTNLLEKKENMAVVGLGYVGLPLAVHMASKFKVIGFDVNGGKVLQLMQHKDPCKELPSEEFKGKDISFTSNDEILKEAKFYIVAVPTPIDDLKKPNLTPLKSATATIAKYLKKGDCVVFESTVFPGCTEEVCVPILERISRLKLNKDFTVGYSPERINPGDTQHTFTKIKKIVSASTDESLETVAKVYEEVVTAGVHRAPAIKVAEAAKVVENIQRDVNIGLMNELSQIFNALEINTKDVLQAAGTKWNFHNYFPGLVGGHCIGVDPYYLIHKAKEMRYTPKLLEQVREVNESMINHIVLQIERKLYAKRFLKNNISILVKGVAFKENVNDIRNSKTAEMCLELQKRGYNVVVQDYMVDPKEVKKRYGLTIKNTTSEAFDAIILAVDHEDYKHLAYYDYLKNGTKETLIFDVKGDKKDKFPAEVYMSL